In a genomic window of Columba livia isolate bColLiv1 breed racing homer chromosome 4, bColLiv1.pat.W.v2, whole genome shotgun sequence:
- the NIPAL1 gene encoding magnesium transporter NIPA3 — MKTIRGHSWSPPYPFPCRTRPQARRGCHCHLQLPARGQRGWRVGRAQVRRDAPGRAEPPLPTATLRSPRRGRPAAMGNRETLPARPACRTGAVLSFACHDSCQAWCRIINVSESRSSLLASVGGTLNETNWSISTPVESKYRLYIGLVLAIVSSIFIGSSFILKKKGLLKLADKGVSRAGQGGYSYLKEWLWWAGLLSMGLGEAANFAAYAFAPATLVTPLGALSVLISAILSSYFLNEKLNIHGKLGCVLSILGSTVMVIHAPEEEEVTSLDEMESKLQDPAFVTFAVLLTVVVLVLIFIVAPSRGQTNILIYILICSLIGAFSVSSVKGLGIAIKQMLQQKPVYRHSLVYILLGTLVLSVSTQINYLNKALDVFNTSLVTPLYYVCFTTTVVTCSIILFKEWSSMDLGDIIGTLSGFCSIIIGIFLLHAFKNTVVTWSQLMSAVTKEPSLPHHEYETCHTLLESMEDQALAYEEDNVLFSQ, encoded by the exons ATGAAAACCATTCGGGGTCACTCCTGGAGTCCTCCGTACCCGTTTCCCTGTCGGACGCGCCCACAAGCACGGCGGGGATGCCACTGCCACCTCCAGCTGCCAGCTcgggggcagcggggctggcGAGTGGGGCGCGCCCAGGTGCGCCGGGACGCGCCCGGGCGGGCGGAGCCGCCGCTGCCGACCGCGACGCTGCGGAGCCCGCGGAGGGGGCGGCCCGCAGCCATGGGGAACCGAGAGACgctgcccgcccgcccggccTGCCGCACGG GTGCTGTGCTGTCTTTTGCTTGCCATGACTCCTGCCAAGCATGGTGCCGGATCATCAATGTGTCTGAATCCCGCTCTTCTCTCCTTGCCTCTGTGGGCGGGACTCTCAATGAAACAAACTGGAGCATTTCCACACCTGTGGAAAGCAAATACCGGCTCTacattggtttggttttggcgATAGTTTCCAGTATATTTATTGGTTCTAGTTTCatactgaagaagaaaggactTTTGAAGCTGGCAGACAAAGGAGTCTCCCGAGCTG gacaGGGTGGATATTCTTATTTGAAGGAATGGCTTTGGTGGGCGGGATTGTTATCAA TGGGATTAGGAGAAGCTGCAAACTTTGCTGCCTACGCCTTTGCACCTGCAACCTTAGTTACCCCCTTGGGTGCACTGAGTGTTCTCATAAG TGCTATATTGTCAtcctattttttaaatgagaagctGAATATTCATGGAAAGCTGGGCTGTGTACTGAGCATTTTGGGGTCAACAGTCATGGTTATTCATGcccctgaggaggaggaggtcaCCTCACTAGATGAGATGGAAAGCAAGCTGCAAGATCCAG CGTTTGTTACATTTGCTGTTCTCCTAACAGTTGTTGTCCTCGTGCTGATTTTTATTGTGGCTCCAAGTAGAGGTCAAACAAATATACTGATCTACATTTTAATTTGCTCCCTCATTGGTGCCTTCTCTGTCTCATCTGTGAAAGGCCTGGGCATTGCCATTAAACAAATGCTGCAGCAGAAGCCAGTTTATCGACATTCATTGGTTTACATTTTGTTGGGCACCTTAGTGCTCTCAGTCAGCACTCAGATCAACTATCTCAACAAAGCATTGGACGTGTTCAATACATCTCTAGTGACACCTCTTTATTACGTGTGTTTCACCACGACAGTTGTGACATGTTCCATCATCCTGTTCAAGGAGTGGAGTAGTATGGACTTGGGTGATATCATTGGAACCCTGAGTGGATTTTGTAGTATCATCATAGGCATTTTTCTATTGCACGCTTTCAAAAATACTGTTGTCACCTGGAGTCAGTTGATGTCCGCTGTTACCAAAGAACCATCATTACCACACCATGAATACGAAACCTGTCACACTTTATTGGAGAGCATGGAAGACCAAGCTTTGGCATATGAGGAGGACAATGTTTTATTCAGTCAATGA
- the TXK gene encoding tyrosine-protein kinase TXK isoform X3, producing the protein MHLLGSARGPSDLPLKKSEEYIILEQYDPHWWKARDQHGNEGLIPSNYVIENRKSDLETYEWYCKNINRSQAELLLRQKSKEGAFVVRDSSQQGLLTLSMYSQAKGTHSGDIRHYQIKKNHLGQYYVAEKYLFSSVPELIEYHQHNAAGLITRLRHPVGSADCSSPARAGFSYEEWELNPSELTFMKELGRGQFGVVQLGKWKATMKVAIKSINEGAMSEDDFIEEAKVMMKLSHPKLVQLYGVCTHHKPLYVVTEFMENGCLLNYLRQRRGKLSRDVLLSMCLDVCEGMEYLERNGFIHRDLAARNCLVNAEHIVKVSDFGMARYVIDDEYISSSGAKFPVKWSSPEVFHFKKYSSKSDVWSFGVLMWEVFTEGKMPFESKSNSEVVREISQGNRLYRPHLASQTVYQVMYSCWHEKPEGRPTFAELIETLTDVTEMG; encoded by the exons ATGCACCTTCTTGGAAGTGCAAG AGGGCCCTCGGATTTACCGCTCAAGAAGTCAGAAGAATACATTATCCTCGAACAGTATGATCCCCATTGGTGGAAGGCGAGAGACCAGCATGG GAATGAAGGTCTAATTCCCAGCAACTATGTTATTGAGAACAGGAAGAGCGATTTAGAAACATATGA GTGGTACTGCAAAAACATAAACAGAAGCCAGGCAGAACTTCTCTTACGCCAGAAG TCTAAAGAAGGTGCATTTGTTGTCAGAGATTCAAGCCAACAGGGACTTCTTACACTGTCCATGTATTCGCAGGCTAAAGG AACTCATAGTGGAGACATACGACATTatcaaattaagaaaaaccACTTAGGACAATATTATGTAGcagaaaaatatctcttttcaTCTGTTCCTGAACTCATCGAGTATCATCAACACAACGCTGCAG GTCTTATCACTCGTCTCCGACATCCAGTTGGATCAGCTGACTGTTCTTCACCAGCAAGAGCAGGATTTAGTTATG AGGAGTGGGAATTAAACCCATCTGAACTGACATTCATGAAAGAACTTGGGCGTGGGCAATTCGGAGTCGTTCAGCTGGGTAAATGGAAAGCAACCATGAAGGTTGCCATTAAATCAATTAATGAAGGTGCAATGTCTGAAGATGATTTCATCGAGGAGGCCAAAGTGATGAT GAAACTCTCCCACCCGAAGCTGGTCCAGCTTTACGGAGTGTGCACACACCACAAGCCTCTCTACGTCGTGACTGAATTCATGGAGAACGGCTGCCTGCTCAACTACCTTCGGCAAAGGCGAGGGAAGCTCAGCAGAGACGTGCTGCTGAGCATGTGCCTGGATGTGTGTGAAGGGATGGAATACTTGGAAAGAAATGGCTTTATTCACCGTGATTTA GCTGCAAGAAACTGTTTAGTCAACGCAGAGCACATCGTTAAAGTATCTGACTTCGGCATGGCGAG GTATGTCATTGATGATGAATATATCAGCTCTTCAGGTGCCAAGTTCCCAGTCAAATGGTCATCTCCTGAAGTCTTTCATTTCAAAAAATATAGCAGCAAATCAGATGTCTGGTCATTTG GTGTACTGATGTGGGAAGTTTTCACAGAAGGTAAAATGCCTTTTGAAAGTAAATCAAATTCTGAAGTTGTCCGTGAGATTTCTCAGGGTAACCGGCTTTATCGACCACATTTGGCATCACAAACCGTGTACCAAGTCATGTACAGCTGCTGGCACGAG aaacctGAAGGACGTCCTACTTTTGCAGAGTTAATAGAGACCCTCACAGATGTAACAGAGATGGGATAA
- the TXK gene encoding tyrosine-protein kinase TXK isoform X1 — MILSTYHTIQSVFCCCCCCCTVQKRAMRTKMNLDPDTGLVTQYSASQPDTFYAPSWKCKRKKQLQLKNKPLPPLPAETLEDYTKNLRVIALYDFFARGPSDLPLKKSEEYIILEQYDPHWWKARDQHGNEGLIPSNYVIENRKSDLETYEWYCKNINRSQAELLLRQKSKEGAFVVRDSSQQGLLTLSMYSQAKGTHSGDIRHYQIKKNHLGQYYVAEKYLFSSVPELIEYHQHNAAGLITRLRHPVGSADCSSPARAGFSYEEWELNPSELTFMKELGRGQFGVVQLGKWKATMKVAIKSINEGAMSEDDFIEEAKVMMKLSHPKLVQLYGVCTHHKPLYVVTEFMENGCLLNYLRQRRGKLSRDVLLSMCLDVCEGMEYLERNGFIHRDLAARNCLVNAEHIVKVSDFGMARYVIDDEYISSSGAKFPVKWSSPEVFHFKKYSSKSDVWSFGVLMWEVFTEGKMPFESKSNSEVVREISQGNRLYRPHLASQTVYQVMYSCWHEKPEGRPTFAELIETLTDVTEMG, encoded by the exons ATGATTCTTTCTACCT ATCACACCATCCAgtctgttttctgctgctgctgttgctgctgcacaGTGCAAAAAAG AGCAATGAGAACAAAAATGAACCTGGACCCTGATACTGGCCTGGTCACCCAGTACTCAGCCTCACAACCAGACACTTTCTATGCACCTTCTTGGAAGTGCAAG cGTAAGAAGCAATTGCAGTTAAAGAACAAGCCGTTACCTCCTCTACCTGCTGAGACCTTGGAAGACTACACAAAAAACCTCAGAGTTATTGCACTGTATGACTTTTTTGCTAGAGGGCCCTCGGATTTACCGCTCAAGAAGTCAGAAGAATACATTATCCTCGAACAGTATGATCCCCATTGGTGGAAGGCGAGAGACCAGCATGG GAATGAAGGTCTAATTCCCAGCAACTATGTTATTGAGAACAGGAAGAGCGATTTAGAAACATATGA GTGGTACTGCAAAAACATAAACAGAAGCCAGGCAGAACTTCTCTTACGCCAGAAG TCTAAAGAAGGTGCATTTGTTGTCAGAGATTCAAGCCAACAGGGACTTCTTACACTGTCCATGTATTCGCAGGCTAAAGG AACTCATAGTGGAGACATACGACATTatcaaattaagaaaaaccACTTAGGACAATATTATGTAGcagaaaaatatctcttttcaTCTGTTCCTGAACTCATCGAGTATCATCAACACAACGCTGCAG GTCTTATCACTCGTCTCCGACATCCAGTTGGATCAGCTGACTGTTCTTCACCAGCAAGAGCAGGATTTAGTTATG AGGAGTGGGAATTAAACCCATCTGAACTGACATTCATGAAAGAACTTGGGCGTGGGCAATTCGGAGTCGTTCAGCTGGGTAAATGGAAAGCAACCATGAAGGTTGCCATTAAATCAATTAATGAAGGTGCAATGTCTGAAGATGATTTCATCGAGGAGGCCAAAGTGATGAT GAAACTCTCCCACCCGAAGCTGGTCCAGCTTTACGGAGTGTGCACACACCACAAGCCTCTCTACGTCGTGACTGAATTCATGGAGAACGGCTGCCTGCTCAACTACCTTCGGCAAAGGCGAGGGAAGCTCAGCAGAGACGTGCTGCTGAGCATGTGCCTGGATGTGTGTGAAGGGATGGAATACTTGGAAAGAAATGGCTTTATTCACCGTGATTTA GCTGCAAGAAACTGTTTAGTCAACGCAGAGCACATCGTTAAAGTATCTGACTTCGGCATGGCGAG GTATGTCATTGATGATGAATATATCAGCTCTTCAGGTGCCAAGTTCCCAGTCAAATGGTCATCTCCTGAAGTCTTTCATTTCAAAAAATATAGCAGCAAATCAGATGTCTGGTCATTTG GTGTACTGATGTGGGAAGTTTTCACAGAAGGTAAAATGCCTTTTGAAAGTAAATCAAATTCTGAAGTTGTCCGTGAGATTTCTCAGGGTAACCGGCTTTATCGACCACATTTGGCATCACAAACCGTGTACCAAGTCATGTACAGCTGCTGGCACGAG aaacctGAAGGACGTCCTACTTTTGCAGAGTTAATAGAGACCCTCACAGATGTAACAGAGATGGGATAA
- the TXK gene encoding tyrosine-protein kinase TXK isoform X2 yields MRTKMNLDPDTGLVTQYSASQPDTFYAPSWKCKRKKQLQLKNKPLPPLPAETLEDYTKNLRVIALYDFFARGPSDLPLKKSEEYIILEQYDPHWWKARDQHGNEGLIPSNYVIENRKSDLETYEWYCKNINRSQAELLLRQKSKEGAFVVRDSSQQGLLTLSMYSQAKGTHSGDIRHYQIKKNHLGQYYVAEKYLFSSVPELIEYHQHNAAGLITRLRHPVGSADCSSPARAGFSYEEWELNPSELTFMKELGRGQFGVVQLGKWKATMKVAIKSINEGAMSEDDFIEEAKVMMKLSHPKLVQLYGVCTHHKPLYVVTEFMENGCLLNYLRQRRGKLSRDVLLSMCLDVCEGMEYLERNGFIHRDLAARNCLVNAEHIVKVSDFGMARYVIDDEYISSSGAKFPVKWSSPEVFHFKKYSSKSDVWSFGVLMWEVFTEGKMPFESKSNSEVVREISQGNRLYRPHLASQTVYQVMYSCWHEKPEGRPTFAELIETLTDVTEMG; encoded by the exons ATGAGAACAAAAATGAACCTGGACCCTGATACTGGCCTGGTCACCCAGTACTCAGCCTCACAACCAGACACTTTCTATGCACCTTCTTGGAAGTGCAAG cGTAAGAAGCAATTGCAGTTAAAGAACAAGCCGTTACCTCCTCTACCTGCTGAGACCTTGGAAGACTACACAAAAAACCTCAGAGTTATTGCACTGTATGACTTTTTTGCTAGAGGGCCCTCGGATTTACCGCTCAAGAAGTCAGAAGAATACATTATCCTCGAACAGTATGATCCCCATTGGTGGAAGGCGAGAGACCAGCATGG GAATGAAGGTCTAATTCCCAGCAACTATGTTATTGAGAACAGGAAGAGCGATTTAGAAACATATGA GTGGTACTGCAAAAACATAAACAGAAGCCAGGCAGAACTTCTCTTACGCCAGAAG TCTAAAGAAGGTGCATTTGTTGTCAGAGATTCAAGCCAACAGGGACTTCTTACACTGTCCATGTATTCGCAGGCTAAAGG AACTCATAGTGGAGACATACGACATTatcaaattaagaaaaaccACTTAGGACAATATTATGTAGcagaaaaatatctcttttcaTCTGTTCCTGAACTCATCGAGTATCATCAACACAACGCTGCAG GTCTTATCACTCGTCTCCGACATCCAGTTGGATCAGCTGACTGTTCTTCACCAGCAAGAGCAGGATTTAGTTATG AGGAGTGGGAATTAAACCCATCTGAACTGACATTCATGAAAGAACTTGGGCGTGGGCAATTCGGAGTCGTTCAGCTGGGTAAATGGAAAGCAACCATGAAGGTTGCCATTAAATCAATTAATGAAGGTGCAATGTCTGAAGATGATTTCATCGAGGAGGCCAAAGTGATGAT GAAACTCTCCCACCCGAAGCTGGTCCAGCTTTACGGAGTGTGCACACACCACAAGCCTCTCTACGTCGTGACTGAATTCATGGAGAACGGCTGCCTGCTCAACTACCTTCGGCAAAGGCGAGGGAAGCTCAGCAGAGACGTGCTGCTGAGCATGTGCCTGGATGTGTGTGAAGGGATGGAATACTTGGAAAGAAATGGCTTTATTCACCGTGATTTA GCTGCAAGAAACTGTTTAGTCAACGCAGAGCACATCGTTAAAGTATCTGACTTCGGCATGGCGAG GTATGTCATTGATGATGAATATATCAGCTCTTCAGGTGCCAAGTTCCCAGTCAAATGGTCATCTCCTGAAGTCTTTCATTTCAAAAAATATAGCAGCAAATCAGATGTCTGGTCATTTG GTGTACTGATGTGGGAAGTTTTCACAGAAGGTAAAATGCCTTTTGAAAGTAAATCAAATTCTGAAGTTGTCCGTGAGATTTCTCAGGGTAACCGGCTTTATCGACCACATTTGGCATCACAAACCGTGTACCAAGTCATGTACAGCTGCTGGCACGAG aaacctGAAGGACGTCCTACTTTTGCAGAGTTAATAGAGACCCTCACAGATGTAACAGAGATGGGATAA